The DNA region ACCAAAAAATACAGTGCAAAGgtgaaatgcaatttaaaaagtgCATCTGTAGATCATAAAACATTCTTCTTTCCTTGCAGGAAAGACGACCAAGAGGTCAGAGAAGAGGTAGGAAATGTGGCAGAGGCCACAAGGGAGAACGACAGAGAGGAACCCGGCCCCGGCTGGGCTTTGAGGGAGGCCAGACTCCATTTTACCTTCGAATCCCAAAATATGGGTTTAATGAAGGACATAGGTAAGTTTACTTTGCTTCTTAGTGTAAAAGTAGCTAATTCTCACTGAGAGTTACCTAAAAATAGGTTGGTAGAAATTTAAATCCACTTTGAGGCAAACTTTCACTGCTGTTTCTCTGAACCATTTTTGGTAATGAAGTTTAGCCTGAATTGGGGAAAAAGCCAGACGTTGCACTAAGacttgcaaaatggagataatggtgCCTGCTTGCGACGTTTAGGGTgattacatatataaaatctGACTCATTGTCGTCACCCAGTAAATGGTAATCACCGTTACTTTGAGTTCCATTATTGTATAATTTACATAGCGGGTTAAATTTTCcacatatttacttatttgtgtaAATGAGTGAAGTAGATGCCTAGGCAAATAATTGTTGGTGAAACAAAGTAAGTACTTACTGGTTTTGTTTCATTGCGCCCAAATCAAGGAATATTACATGTTTATGCCATACtcaggggttttattttgttaaacCATATAAATTGATGGAGAAAAACCCAGGACAAAGCTCTGAGTTGATCTGGAGATCTTGCTGGAAGGTAAGTCTGACTGAGTTTTCCAACTACGGTTACTTTCTTGTGTAGCTTCAGACGCCAGTATCAGCCTTTGAGTCTCAACAGGCTGCAGTATCTTATTGATTTGGGTCGAGTTGATCCTACACAACCTATTGATTTAACCCAACTTGTCAATGGGAGAGGCGTGACCACCCAGCCATCTAAAAGGGATTATGGTGTCCAGCTGGTAGAGGAGGTAAGTCTGAATTAGATTTTTTTGGAGTTACATAGATGGCTATTTCTGATTTCCATATAATCGACACTctgccttctttatttttatccctTTTGAGTTGTCATAACCATTATGTAGCGGCGATCGTGTTATACTCGTTGTGGTTTTAGAAAGCTGCATGCTCTTTGTGGCGGGAGGCAGGGGCGGCTCTGTTTCCTGGTCCTGGGATGTTCTTCTCCTGGGTACCCATTCATATTTCTCCCTCACTCTCTTTGGTTCTCTGTTCAAATGTCATCCTAGCAGGAAGatgtttttgacactttttataAAGGAACATTCATACTCTCATACCCGACCGTCTGCCTTATTCTGCCCGAAGGACCTTTCTTTGAGTGTATGAACACCTGACACTTATTACCAAgtaatgcatttatttttcattgttttcctcATTGTGATGTCAGTTCTTTGAGAGCAGGTACTTTGATTCATTGCTGTATTTTCAACATTGGAAATATTGGCTTGTGATAGTCACTCAGTATTTATGGAAGACAGAAATGAACCAAATCCAGTTCTAATTGTAGGGAAGCGGTTTTCTATTTGTAGAAGTTGGCCAGGAGTTTCATAAGCAAATAAACTTGTAGATTATTAATCAACTACCTGTTTCTTGTATGTCAGTAATACGATGTTGCTGTGTAAGTAACTTAGTGTCCACTAGAGGGAAGCATAGTTTATGGGAAAACCTTTTAGATTCCTTTGAAAAAGTACACTTGTGGATAAAAGTTTTCCAAATAAAATGATTCGAAGAGAGGATACCAAATACACCATTAAGCCTCAGTATTCTACTTGTATAGAATTGTGTATAAGGGAACACAATTGTAGATTAACATATGGAAAAACCCTTGACCTCACCAGGCATTAATGCACATCCCAGCAGCTTTCAGGCATGTGTGTATTAAACTAGCAAAAATCATTCTGAAATCTACACCAGGACATTGGTTGAATAAGTACAGTTATACATTATTTACAGCTCTGTAAACTGCTTGCCCTTTTCTGGATTTCAGATTTGTAGTAAATAGTGGATAGTAAGACTCTTTTTGCTCTTTCAGCACAACATTACCAATTTGGGAACAGAAGtcctaaggaaaaacaaaataaaagaaacctaATATAATGAAATGCTAAATATTCTTCTTATAACACTGAAAATGCTGGAAGTAACCCCAATGCCCAAGGATAGGGAAATGGTTAAGCAATCTGTGGAACAGTAATTAGAAATCTCAAATAATATGGCAAGACTTTGTTTCATTGAGTCAAAAGTGCCATTGACTGTAAAAATGCCTACCAGTATCATAGATGGGAAAAATGTGAGAAAATGTGTCTTAGAATTGATGGAATATTTTGAAATTGGGAGCCAGCTTGTTTCGGCCGCaccaaaatagcaaaaaaaaatttattactgCAAAAAGAATGGTAGTGCcaccatctttttattttgtcagaATCTGTTTTGAAATTAGAGTAAAATATAGCACATCCTAATGAAAGTGCCCAGACAGGACTTTAAAAAGTTgagtactatttttatttttgttgttgtctctGCCCCTTTCCCTAGAGGGGCCTGGCCCCTCCCAAGCCCAGATACTTTGTTCTTTTGCTGGCTCAAGCCCACTTGCCCCCCTCTTTAACCAGCTCTTGGCCTCTTGCTTACTTATGGGTTGGGAAGGTAAGTTTTTATCGGTGTCACGCGGCATAATATGGTTAGGAACGAAGGCGCTGGGACTAGACTCCCtggctttgtgatcttgggcaagttgcttaacctctctgtggttCAGTGTTGCCGTCTATGACATTGGTGTGGCAGTCATTCTGTGGGTTTAgaattgttctgaggattaaacagTCTGCTGTTAATGAAGTAATGGGAATGTGTATTTATGTTGGTACCCGCCAAACGCATAAAATCGAATGCTAGTCATCCCTGCTCGTAGGGAATGAAAATTGGTAAAACAAGTTGGCCTAAAAAAACGTGGAAGAATTTGGTGTTTGATAGGACCTCAAAGCAGGGGTATTTAAAGTAGGAATAGCTGTCACGTTGCAGACCCTTTAGAGGAGAAAACACAGTATAGAAGGGAAGCTCATGTAATTAACTCACTTGTAGCCAAGCCGTCTCCTCACAGACCTTGTTTTGACGGGTGACAGGGTGCTGACACCTTTAAGGCAAAAGTTaatattgaagtacagttggctTCAGAGCTGGCCATCGCTGCGATCGAGAAGAACGGGGGTGTCATCACGACGGCCTTCTACGACCCTCGAAGCCTGGGTAAGCTTGTTGCCTCGGGGTCTCGTGCTGACTGCCGCATGAGGGTTTGACTTGCTCTGCAGCCCCCTTGGCTTCCTGTTTGAGCGGTTTCTGCTAGTGGTGTGGCTGGTGGCGCCGCCTTCTCGTACACCTCAGCCAGTGTGTCGtaaaaaggttttgttttgtagaACATGGGGCTTAAATATGCTATTTCCCACGTTTAGAAATTCACTCGCTGTTGGTGACCCAGGAGTAACTTTGACTTTCAAGATGCAGACTTGAAAGTCAAGTGTTTCCATTTGCTTACTTAAGACAAAcctgtttaataaaaaaaaaagttttgggaattaagtttttctcttggaaatatttaaaaattaataattaaaagaatACCATTATTAAGAGAAAATCATTATGTATATAGCCAGTATTtgcatctctctctttctatttaaacattttttttagaaattctgtGCAAACCTATTCCATTCTTTCTCCGTGGACAACCCATTCCCAAGCGAATGCTCCCCCCTGAGGCACTGGTAACCTATTACACTGATGCAAGGAATCGCGGTTACTTGGCGGATCCTGCTGAATTTCCTGAAGCGAGACTGGCGCTCGCCAAGAAGTACGGTTATATTTTACCTGATATCACTAAAGACGAACTCTTCAAAATGCTCAGTGCTCGAAAAGATCCAAGGCAGATTTTCTTTGGTCTTGCTCCCGGGTGGGTAGTGAATATGGCAGATAAGAAAATCCTCAAACCTACGGATGAGAATCTCCTCAAGTACTACAGCTCCTGAGTTCCTTCCAAGAGAGCAGATGGTAAAAGAGCACCAGAAAGGGACTGAAACACGTGTGTTTCCCGTTGCATTTGCTTAATTTGTAATTCTGCAGATGTTGGTGTTTTCTGTGTCATCATCTCTCTCTTTGTtatctaaattaaaataaaaatacagtaagcAAGGACTGCATAGAGGATCTGGTGGATCTGTGTGCTTCTGTCTCCGTTCTGAGCTCCCTGGTTCTCTGCCCAAGGAAGAGTGTAACTCTCAGACAATTTCCAGTTGAGTTTTCCATCATCTTTCCATCCAGGTCTTGTCTTATTGTTGCAAATCAGAGTGAACGCGCAAGTGGGATGGGATTGCTTTGTCGGCTGCTTGGTCAAGGTCAGAGGGCTGCTTGGTCAAGGTCAGAGGGCTGCTAATGAGCTGGTGAGCCTCTTACTCGGTAGCCGCCACGAAGCGCTGCTACCCAGTGTCAAGACAGTAAGCCTTCAGCTTGGGATGATTAAGATGTGGGATGTGAGTTGAAGGTTTAAGACTGGTGAGTAGCTTCTAAGTAGTTCAATATTTGCTAGCAAAATTGAGACAAAAATCCCAAGGGAATTCATTTTCTCAACTCAGAGTAGACAGAAATGATCAAGCcagtaacatttttttccttgaagaagGTAAATGTTCTAATTCTAATTgatatgattttacttatttcaTAGACTTTGGAAACCTTTGTTTTTCAGtcattttaaatgcttttgaaaaaatgGTCAATGATTATATAAGCCATAAAAACAATTGGTCATGTGAAAGTTAAACTCAGTTAATTTAAAAGGTTCAGTCAGTAAGCTCATTTAGCTTTGCAAAGATCTGTTGTATCTAACCACGTGAAAGCTCAATTTATCCTGATGCAATTAAATCTTGAATAATTCATGATAATTCTTCAACAGTAGAACTAAAATGATTCCTGCTTGTTTATTTTacgaaaataaaaaaatttaaaaaactaaacagtGCATTGTTTTGTTACCTTATCTACATCAATATTGCTGAGCTAAGATTCAGTTTATAAAGTAATTTAAGTACCAAGAGTGTATTTCAGTTTTTATCCAAGATTATTTAGTTTGGCTTGTTATTAAACCATTTCTTAGTACCCAGAACTTATAAGAATCACTACTAGCCCCATCTTCTCGGATAGTCACCTATGAATTTCAGAGGATGGGCaacaatttaaaaacatgttttttatttttcagagataCAAGTGACAGGTGTTTCTGAGGGAGAGTGATGATAAAACACCAGAAACCATCTACTTTTTTCTGTGCctctttttctaaacattttggCCATAAAGCCATCTTACACTTCCTATGCTAGGTACctaaaaagttttatttgaatATTATATACAGAAGAAGACAGATGGTAGCAAAGAAAAATTCCAAGGAACAGAGAAAACGTGTTTTTGTTGACGATTACAGTGACTAAGAGTCAGGAATagaatacattttcattttttaaaatcatggggAAAAGTCCTCAAAAACTTTCTATCATTATAAAAGTAGTCCATGCTTGTTTTGAGGTTATGTAATACCGAAGTCTAAAAAGTAAAAGTCCATATTCTCTTACTGTTGCCCGTCCCTGACCTACTACCACTGTTCAGTTTGTTTggagtctcttttctttttttgaatcaaAAAGGCATAGactgcagggggcttccctggtggcgcagtggttaagaatccgcctgccaatgcaggggacacgggttcgagccctggtcccggaagatcccacacgccacggagcaactaagcccgtgcgccacaactactgagcctgcgctctagagcccacaagccacaactactgagcccacgtgccacaactactgaagcccgcgcgcctagagcccgtgctctgcaacaagagaagccacacagtgagaagcccacatactgcaacgaagagtagcccccgctcgccgcaactagagaaaacctgcacgcagcaacgaagacccaatgcagccaaaaataaatgaataaaataaatacattttttaaaaaaaggcatagaCTGCACATAAAGGCAATGACCTTACTTCTTATTGTTGCATGTAATACTGTTTCAAAGGCACTTTCCGTTCGGGTAAACTGCACCCTATTCTTACGCCATTGCTATAGGATCCATTAGGCAAGTGCCTTCACCTTTGCCAACTGTGAAGTGCAGTGACCCATAATCTTTGTATATTACAAGCTCAAATACCATGATGATTGAGGTGTTGCCTTGGGCTGAGGAAAACTTCTTTGACCTCAACCTATTTGCACAGAAATGAACTTCCTTACATTTGAACACATCCTGTCCTGTGTCCGGCCTGAAGCAGGAGACAAGCCCGAGAGACCACTCGTTTTCTGTGCAGAGTGCCGGCCTCGCTCTGGGTGGGTTACTGCCCCCCGGATGTGCTGCTAGAGGTCCCGTTTTGTGGTTCACTTCGCAGTTGTGTCGGAGGGGTCGGGGCCGCCTCGACAGTTCTTCATGGGAAATGAGGGGGCAGTTAGTCGCGTGAAGGTGGATGATGGGGCCTCCTTGCCTTCCAGTCGCAGGATGTACTCGTGAGGCCCTTAGGAGGGTCCCCGCGCCACGTAAATGACTCTCAACTACCCTGAGCAGCAGTGAGGGTGGAAAAGGAGATGGCAGACGCCAGACTCGCTGAAGTTGGCCAACTTGGGGGCCTGCAGGTGAAAGGAAGTCCGGATAGAATGATAACGGGAAGAGTGAAAACAGGAAACAGCTGCCTGGTGACGTGTCACCCTCAGGGCGCAGGGGCTTAGTCACAAACAGCTGTATCCTGGGCTTAATCGTATGATCGTGCAGATCATTCTTGGCCAAAACAGGCACGTTCCACAAAATCCGTCCATTCTGCTTTATGAAGCCAGTCCTAAAATCGCTGCGTAGCAGGGAGACTCAAGCTGAATTATGTAACAGTGCTGGGTGCTGCTGGTCATTTCCAAGGATGAAGAGTTCACATCACCTGGAGATCTAAGTAGAAAAGCCAGACGCCTTCCGTCTGGATTGCAGTCCTTTCCTGGTGTGTGGCTTCAGCCTGTTTTCAGTGTATGTGGCCTGTGTGGGTCCAAGACCAGAGAAGCTTGAGTTGATATGCATTAGGAAAGATCTTTTCATGCCTGGAAGTAGTAACTGGATTTCCTcggtttattttcctttttgaatgTTACTTTATTCTTTGGAACGAGGAGCGGCTCTGCAAGGGCAGAGAAAACGCCAGACAGCAGCAGAGGGACCCAGCTCCGCGTGCGTCAGAGAACAAAGCGTGCTCCCTGACTTTAGTTAGTGCAGATGCTGGTGCCCGCGTCTGGGAGGCTTTGCTGCAGACAGTGTGCCAGGCGTGGCACGGTCTTGCACATGTAAACTTCAGTGCTGCTCCAGGCTCCAGTGGCAGCCGGATGACCTGGGGCACATCCTTTAACTGCAACACCCTCTCCTTCTGTGGTTGGGGGCTCACTGGGTTACCAGGGAGAG from Eschrichtius robustus isolate mEscRob2 chromosome 17, mEscRob2.pri, whole genome shotgun sequence includes:
- the MRPL15 gene encoding large ribosomal subunit protein uL15m — translated: MAGPVRGGGPQALDLLRALPRVSLANMRPNPGSRKPERRPRGQRRGRKCGRGHKGERQRGTRPRLGFEGGQTPFYLRIPKYGFNEGHSFRRQYQPLSLNRLQYLIDLGRVDPTQPIDLTQLVNGRGVTTQPSKRDYGVQLVEEGADTFKAKVNIEVQLASELAIAAIEKNGGVITTAFYDPRSLEILCKPIPFFLRGQPIPKRMLPPEALVTYYTDARNRGYLADPAEFPEARLALAKKYGYILPDITKDELFKMLSARKDPRQIFFGLAPGWVVNMADKKILKPTDENLLKYYSS